ctcaatcatacaaCAAGTTAACTTTGCAGAAACTCAATCATACAGCATGTAAAGATCAAAAGAAGCATAAAAGTATAGCCTTATCTACACAAAGAAACATGGTTAGTGTTAAAAGAATTAACTAGAATTTTCACGTGAGACATACAATTATCAAATTAAGCCAATAACATTTCAGTATTTTGGTTGCTATGTGTTTAGGTAAAATTAATTTTCAAAACCACCCAAAAATGGTTACTCTTAGAATTTCCAACACTTATGaattttgattcaaacataCACTTAAATTAGGATTTTGAGCTTGTTTCAACAGTCAAACATTTTCAAGGTTCAAAATTGATTCATGTAACATTTCAAACTATATTGAGCATAAAATTTCATATTTTCAAATGTATACTTTTTATTAGTATTTAATTGCTAAAAGCTTAAACCCTCCATAAATTGCACTTTAAAAGAACTAACATTACATGTGTAGAAATGttataaaaaattaataaatacagttatgcatgcatgattagTGTTACTAACATGTTAAATGCTTAATGAGTGTTAATCAGGGGTTTTACAAGGCGGTGCCTTCCTGGGGCAAGCCAGCGGCAGAACCAGTCCCGATATCAGGTGGAGCGAGTGGAACCCGTGGAGTGTGGCCGCCATCATCCCGTGGCAGCACGGCGCCGCGGCAACCTTACGTCCTCATTGGCTCGTGTTCTGTGACAACATCTCCGCCAGGTACATGCCTCGTAATCCCGTACATCATCGAAGCACCAAGCACATCAAGCTGGACATCCATTCTTTTCCGGTAGAGAGTGGCCCTTGGCGAACTCTGAGTTCTGCAGGCTCCCATGGCTCGGCAGGTGGCAGACATCTTCATGAAAGGCTTGCCGACGGCGCTCTTCGACGACTTCAGAGATAGCCTCTACGTTGGGTCGCCCGACCTGAGTCTGCGAGGGGGTAGCAGACGTTCTCCAACCGCCATGCACGGCTTCCTCCGAGAACGAAcctctgcccgccgccgccgcgcacggcgcACCACGCCCACGCGCTCGCCAGGCTGGCGCATCTCGCCACGACGGGCGGCCTGGAGACAGCACTAGAAGATAGGCTTGAACTCTTGTTATAcatgtataaattcatagacaAGATCAATACAATTCCTGCGGTTTATCAACTCTCGATTCTGCAAATTCCCTTCAATTGAGATGATTCAGCTCACAACTCGCAACTTGATTCACACTGGAGTCTGCCAGCGATTCATTTTCTGGGCCTGGGCAGTAAACTGGACCGAGCTGATTCCTATCGGCCCACGCGACGCTCCCGCTCGCCTTCGTCGGATCAGATCCTGCCGCTCGTTCTCGATCCGACGGCTTCCGTGGCCTCCGGAGCCGTCCACACCCGGTTCCCCGtagccggctcgccgccgcggtcacCGCCGTCCGCCGGCTGTTCAGCGGCGCTGGGGTGAGGGGACCCGGTCGTCTCGCTGCGCGAACATCAGGATCCCTCGAGCTGTGCGCCCCGAGCAGCTCCGGCAGGCATTGTTGCCGCGACGGGCCGTTGTCTGTAGCATTCATGCCGACGATggcctcgccgcgccggcgcgttcTCGCCTGCaagcaacaccgccgcggcactgccatcgccgtcgccgtcgctaCCACACCAGCGGTTACATTCCAGGAGATGCCTAGCACGTCGTCTCCCTGAGTTTCACAACGCGCGAATCGTGCAGCTGTTTGGGGGTGAAAAAACGACGCCAATCGTGCAGGTTCGGCCCCATGGCGAACTTGCCGAGCCTCTGTATGCACAGCGGAGATGCAGCAGGGACAGCTGATCAGGCAGGGCAGGTTGCAGGAGAGCTTCGCTCCATCAGAGGCCGCCCTCTGGCTTACAACACTCTCCACTGAGAACTCCACTGATGGAGTAGCCCTCTCCCTCCAGTGAGTTAAAAGGACTCCTCCTGAAATTGAGCTGTGCACTACTTGCAGAAGCATTTGTGATTTGTGGTCCTCAGTCAGCGTTGTAGATGTCCGTCTGTCAAATATTGAGATATAATAGACGATGCCGGTGTATCGTAGTGATTTTGTGATAGGTTTGAAGAGTTCTATTGTActcacaaaaagaaaagaggccaaagaaaagaaaagagtatCTAGGGAGGGGAGAGAAATGTATTATCGAAATTGCAAAATCCAATAAATTTTCTGTCGACAATACAGTGTTGGATACTCATGAAGTTTGCTCCCACTGTTCCCTGAGATCGAGTGCCTTGTACGCTTGGTAAAGGCGTCGACGCATGCTTCATACTGGTGACTTGGATGATCTGGCGTGAAAGGAATTGCTCGGCTCGGGGTATGGTGTTTAACTCAGCGTTTCGCACGACGGATGATGAGCTTCATTCCTGCATCAGAGAAGAGGCCACCATGTGCATGTGGAATGGAAGCAAGCGGCGGCCTTTAAAAACTATGTACGCCGACCCATCTGCTGTCCTTTCCTCAATAAAATTGACGTGCGAAGCTTTTGTGTgtttggaaaagaaaaggactaCAGTGTTTGAAAGATAAGATGATTTATGGCATGACAGAACAAGTCGCCGTAGACCGTAGTGAGCTGACGATACAGAAAATGATGCACTCTCTACTCTGCATACTGCCACACTTTGAAAAATAAAACGCAGTCTGCATGTTGTATATCTGCTCCACAAGTCCGCATGCTGCGCTGATTCTGAAACTCCCAACGATCCCCGCGCAGGCCCATGGACACCAGAGAGCCGAGTGCAGGAGGCGCAGGCCCGTAACTGAACTTCACTGAACCAACCGAGCCATTCAGATTTCAGAGCACGGGAGATCAGCATGCGTCAACCGGTTAGATTGCATTGGACCCCCAGGACCTGCGCATGCTGGCTGCGGACTCGCACAGGACTCGGCGGCAGTAGGTCGCAACGAAACCAGAACCGAAACGGCGGCGGCTTTCCTCTGAAGCAAAAGCGTCCGCGCCCCCTCCGGCACAGCACGGCCGGGGCGCCACCGCGGCCGATGGCCGTGCGATCTGAGGTGAAGTCACCGGCCGTTCCGGCGGGGTACGGTCCAGTCCTGCCGCGACCTACCCCCCCTTCTTTCCTCACGCGCACGGCGtggcgcgcgcgcggtggccgTCCGGGACGCGGTCAAACGTACGTGCGCGTGCAGCGAACGAGCGAACCGGCGGCAAGCCTGGAGGCGAGGCGATTTTTAACTCTCGAACACGACTCCGGCGCCGCTGGTGGCCTGGGCCTGCTGCGTTGTTgcaaacagaaagaaaatgaTGGCGTTGCAGCGTGCGGTACGACGCACCTGTGGACGTTTGACCTCGTCTGTGGTGGCTGCACTGCCCGGCGATCTTTTCACCTAGTCTGGTTTCGAGAGTACCAGCCTACTAGGTGTGTGGATTACATGTTACTAGGTTACAAGATTAGGTTGTTAAGCCGAAGAGACCAATCCAATCTCTCACAACCTTTACAAGATGCACGGTCAACTTGCATCGCCCCAGTAGTACTTGCTCCGGCACCCTAGTGCAGAGCCACAGCCAACCACCAAGCAGCCCAGGTCTCAGCGCCAGCCCATGCAACAATTATCTTCTAGTACTCTGAGCTCGGCTCACTTGTATAAAGGCACGCAACGTCTCACAGTCGGCCACACAAAGTTACCTGATCAGAAGCAGATCATCTTAGGCGCCCGGTCAGGCGGTCGCAGCTTACACCCCACAATGGCTGCCAATCAACTCTTCGCACCAACACTGATCACCTTAATCGCCGCAACCTTCTTTGCACTGATGTGCAGCTCGCCACAAGGTGATCATCTTCTTGCTTGCGTTAGATTCTTCTACATTTCGTAGTGTTTAATCCATGACACTAATCTGATTGCTGGATGCATGCGTTAATACGTGCACCACAACAGTACGGGCCATGAACTACACGTTCATGAAGGACGCGAGTCGGGCGCCGAACGTGTCCTACTACGACTACATCATCgtgggcggcggcacggcggggtGCCCGCTGGCGGCCACGCTGTCGGAGCGCTCCCGCGTGCTCCTGCTGGAGCGCGGCGGCTCTCCCTACGACGACGAGCGCATCGAGGACATGACCCGCTTCGCGGACACGCTGTCCGATACCTCCCCGGGCTCCCCCGCGCAGCGGTTCGTGTCCGAGGACGGCGTCATCAACTCGCGCCCCCGGGTGCtgggcggcggcagctgcaTCAACGCCGGCTTCTACACGCGGGCCGGCGATAACTACGTGCGGGATGTTGGGTGGGACCTGGACGCCGCCAAGGCGGCGTACCGGTGGGTGGAGGACGTGGTGGCGTTCCAGCCGGAGCTGGGGCCCTGGCAGGCCGCGCTGCAGAGCGGGCTGCTCGAGTCCGGGATCGCGCCGGACAACGGCTTCACGTTCGACCACATCGACGGGACCAAGGTCGGCGGCTCGATTTTCGACGCCGACGGGCGGCGGCACACGGCCGCGGACCTGCTGAGGTACGCGCGCCCCGACGGGATCGACGTGCTGCTCCGGGCCAGGGTCGCCAAGATCCTGTTCAATGTCAGAGGTCAGAACCCCTTTTTCGACGCTTGGGGACATGCTCGCAGCCACCAAATTTAACATTTGGCGCCAGGGAGACGGCCGGTGGCGCGCGGCGTGGTGTTCCACGACTCCGCGGGGCGGATGCACAAGGCGTACCTCAACGCGGGCCGCGGCAACGAGATCATCCTCTCGGCGGGCGCCATGGGCAGCCCCCAGCTGCTGATGCTCAGCGGCGTCGGCCCAGCCGGTCACCTGAGGTCGTTCGGCATCACCCTCGTCCACGACCAGCCTGAGGTCGGGCAGGGGATGTCCGACAACCCCATGAACGccatcttcgtgccgtcgcctTCCCCGGTCGAGATCTCGCTCATCCAGGTCGTCGGCATCACCCAGGTCGGGAGCTACATCGAGGGCGCCAGCGGGTCCAACTGGGGTGTCGGGCTCGTGTCCTCTGgccgccaccggcaccggcaccggcaccggcaccggcaccggcaccgcaACTTCGGCATGTTCTCTCCACAGGTAAGGTTCTTGCCACGTCAATGCTTTGCGAATGGATCTGAATTCCGCACGCAGTTGCAGCTTTGTGAGGAGTACTGCGGCTGTTCTTGCAGACGGGGCAGCTGGCCACGGTGCCCCCGAAGCAGCGCACACCGGAGGCCATCGCGCACGCGGTGGAGGCAATGAGGCAGCTCGACGACTCGGTCCTCCGCGGCGGCTTCATCCTGGAGAAGGTGCTTGGACCGCTGTCCACGGGGCACCTCGAGCTCCGCAACCGCAACCCCGACGACAACCCGGCGGTGACGTTCAACTACTTCTCGCACCCCGAGGACCTCCGCCGCTGCGTGGCCGGCCTGTCGGTCATCGAGCGCGTCATCCAGTCCAAGGCCTTCGAGAATTTCACGTACACCTCCTTCTCCATGGAGACGCTGCTCAACATATCGACTGGGTTCCCGGTGAACCTGCTGCCCCGGCACGACAACGACTCCACGTCGCTGGAGCAGTTCTGCAAGGACACTGTCATGACCATCTGGCACTACCACGGCGGCTGCCAGGTCGGCAGGGTCGTCGACGCCGAATACCGGGTGCTCGGCGTCGACGCGCTTCGTGTCATCGACGGCTCCACTTTCAACGCCTCGCCAGGAACCAACCCGCAGGCCACCGTCATGATGCTCGGCAGGTAAACCTTCCCTCGCGCTTACACCTGTGATATTTTAAAGGCACACTTTGAGCACTTTCAAGGCAGGCCCTAGTGGTGCTGATCCTGTCTCCAAGATTGCGTTCTTAGGTCGAATCCTACCAATCTTCCGGTGAATGATTATGTCTCAAAACTTGACAGGTATATGGGCGTCAAAATCCAAAGTGAGAGATTGAAAGCTGAAGGTTCAGAGGGGACAAAATTGTAATCCTATCATGAAGTATTTGAATTGTAGTATGTAATGCTGGGTTCAGTATTGATGGTGTGACTCTGATACGTTGCGCATATTTTCGGAACTGTACCATGCATCTAAGCTTCAGATCATGTATTCTACTCACCCAGCTTTTTCTCTAAGAAAAATGAAACCCTGGCTGTAAGTGCCTTGTGCCTAGTGCCAATTGCCAACGAAGAGTCTTGAATGGGAAAGAGAATCCAATAGTGGGACACGAACTTTAGAGAGACATAACCATGGAGCCAAAAGGGAAAGGGAGATGTTGGATGCCAAGAGGATATCCATGGTTTAAAACCCTTCGAAAAATCCAGCTCGCATATGCCTTCTCAAGGATATGTTCCCTATATAAATCTTGCGATGCCGCAGGCTCACAGATAGAGAACAGCAATGCCAAGATaagaaataggaaaaaaaaactgatcaaAGAAATGAAATTCCTAAGCTGTCCAGTTTCAGGGCTTCTCTTTCTTGGCAGGGAGAGCATGTGAAGCTGTAGGCTGTAGCTCTGTTCTGTTCAATCCTCTGCCAAAGGAGAGTTGCCCTGTAACACGACCGAGCTTAAGGTTCACGATAGTAGGGACCATTGGTGGTAGTTTCAAGTTTTCCGCTACACTGCAATTTGGTGTTATGCCTGCCAATGGTGATGCAAAGGTTCGAATGCTTTGAATTACTGGGTTTACATATTTGTGTCCAAGCAGCTGAAAGAAGTTGATTGTTTTTCCTTTGTGGCCTTCTCTTTTCAGAATATCTGGATACTAGATCCTTTTGGTTTACTGCTGCTTCTTTTAACAAAGTGTTTACTGCTAGTGCTACCTCGTAAGGACAGTTTTATTATATGGATGAAGAATGGTCATCAGCAGCTCAGTGCCATCTATTTTTGCTAACCTCTGAATTTTTGTTGGTAAAACTCTTATGCTGAATCAGGTACATGTATGCTCAGTAATCTCATTGAGATCTTTTCTACAAGACATTGCTTTGGAATCTGAAATCATAATACTTTTACAGCAGTCACCACTTAGTTTTCGACCATCCATTGATCATGATTCAGTGTCAAGATCTAATATGGTTACCTAGTAGGTTACCATAATCATTAATTTGGCAATATTGGCATGCCAATTTAGAATGCCATTAAGTGAGTATCAAAATTCTACATTCTTGTTACATTTTTACCTGAACCTGTAACCAAATTGCTTGCTGAAGGAGATGATGCAAAAAGGAATaagtttccttttcattttgtgACCAACTGAACTTGATTCTATGTAGCTTGTCATTCCTCAAGTACCATAACCAACAATGCTCATCTCAAAATACTATGAGCTAAATGAAAGAAATCATAACCCGTATACCTTCGATTGCTTCCATTGGGGTCTTGACAACAAGGTCAAAGCTATTCAGAATTTGTTGCCAGGCCCATTGCACGTTTCCACCTCCAGGAATTTCGCGCGTGTCCATACCCTGAACTCTAGCACCGTATTGTCTGAAACTCTGGACTCCAATCTGAAGCATAACTCCAAATATGGTACTTGTAAACATTCTCATTGTATTCAGAAGCCACAAGAGAGCTGGTGACTGCTTGAATCCGACCAAAGAATATCTGTTGCTCATTATCAAAAGTCCATCACAAATTAACAATAAATACTCGGAAATTGGAGGTGATGTATAGGAAAACGCAGGTACCTCTGTACTATAGCAGTACAGATACTTGGTGTGCTGTCAGATTCAGAGTCCAGAACAGATGGTTGCTTCACCTCAGCTCGTTGTAGTTGCCTAGCGTATATGTTCAAACATACCATACTTTCCTGCTAGATAATAAGGCTATGTAAAATCCTAGTCTGGTCGTTTTTAATTTCTCTTTGATTAATTTAAGCTTCCCAAACAGCTGCATGGTCCACATGTTCTCAGCTTCTAGTGTTACAAGGGACAAAAAAGTCAGTCAGAACAGTCAGGTGAAGGGGAAAGGAGCCCCAAAGATCAAACATAGGACTTAAAAACTGACCTATTGCATGACTTGAACACGTAATCTGTCTGAGATGAAAATGTACTGTTGTTCTTAATACATTAGTCGTTATCCTTGGAGTCACAGGCTCTGGATGTGGAGGACTGCCTTGGCTGGCCCTGCACTATAAAGAAGGAAACCGGTGTAATGTAGAGTGTTGTATTGCTGAGCTTCAAGAATGGGATTATGTAGTTACAAGACATAGATAGCAAAAAGGCCTCCAAGTGATAAGGTGGAAACTAGGGATAACAATCACAAAAAATCTATCAATCTCGGTGCTGTGGTATGCTCTAACATACACATCACAAATCAAACTATGCACCCACAGCTGGACATGCTGAGAGAAGCCATGTACCAAGGCTTTTTCATACTTGACACTTTCAGTTCTAAAGAAATGAAATTAGGCTTGTAATTTCAAATGGAGGGATTAGTTTTATAATAGCATAAATTTTGTATGGTTCACAAATACAGTACAACAAAAATATAGAAGTAAAGTTGCATTATGGAATCGGGTTGATGTCCAGGAACTCACTTATTTGATATTTCCAGAGACGGTAACTGAATATTTGAAACCTTTAATTCACAGTATGTAGAGTTGTTATCTGTTAACGAAAACAATGTTTCAGGTAACTCAGGTTCTGATGTTTTACTGAACTTCTTTGTGCACTAGACTCATTACCATTTGGCTTGGACAGCTTAACTTTTTTTTGGTGAATATGCAGGAGAGTTGCATATATTGTTATTAAGAAGAAAATTGAGTTTACAACACGGGCTGATCATTGGGCGCACGCACACACGGGTTTGAGCATTACATAAGGTATAAGGAGCTTATACGGCTTACAGATCAACCAGGAAATAGAAGTTTGTGACTAAGCAAAGGCTTCTGAGAGTCAACGTTTGTACTTTCTCAGCTAGTAGTTCTATTCATTGTCAATGATGGAGACGAATTGTGAATCGGATGAAAAAAGGAGTCCCAAAGGTCAAAGATAAAACTTCTCGTGCATGGACTGTATTGGACCGACCTTTTCTAAACATGAACTAGTAATaatatctttctttctttctctctcgtTCTTACATCCTTGATCTCCAGACATCCCATGCTATTTCTCCAAAGCTCTTTTTATAGTTCTCTCTTTCACCAGCTGGGTTATCTTCTTGAGGATAGAGTTCCCTAATGGAGATTTTTCTTTCCGCAGTCCTGGGTGAACTAGCCTCTAGATCCATAAATTTCTTCATCAGCAAAAGCTCCAAGCCAGAGGTGCTGGATGTGGAGGACAGCATGCAAAGGGCTCTCCTTCGGGCACAGGTCATCATCGACGAGGCCACAGGACGCCATATCACAAACCAAGCTATGGTCCAGCAGCTGAACATGCTGAGAGATGCCATGTATCAAGGCTGTTACATACTTGACACCTTCAGATACCAATCTCACGATGAGAAGGATGCCAAAGATCAGGTTGTGAGTCATTCTTTCTCTCTCCAATGTAAATTCTATGAAAGGGATATGTTCTTCAAAGAGAAAGACACGGATTTTGGAACAACTAGAAGATGCCCTTGGCAGTTTGAGCGCTATGATCATTGATGTGAAAGAGCTGGTTCTGTTCTTAAAAAGCTACCCTCACCTGTACCGACAGCCTTGTAGCATGCAGATATTGCTGGGCAAGTGCATGTTCGGCCGCCAGATGGAAGCAGAGCTTGTTCTGAGCTTCCTGTTGCGAGCACAACCCAATGGTGCTGAAGAATTGGAGGTCCTGCCAGTTGTCGGCCCCAGCAAAGTTGGCAAGAGTACCCTTGTCGCACATGTTTGCAATGATGAAAGAGTCCATGATCATTTTTCAGAAATCATGTTCTTGAGCAACCATGATTTCAACGCTGAGAAGTTAACCTATTTGCGGGGAGGATGTGTGAAGAAATGTCAAAATTCCACGTCGAGCAAATATGGAAGAATGCTAGTTGTTGTTGAGGTGGCTGGAGACTTCAATGAAGATGAGTGGAAGAAGTTGTATGCTGCTTCCAAACGATGCATGACAAGTGGGAGTAAAATCATAATAACAAGCCGCTCTGACAAGATCATAAAGCTTGGAACGGCGAGGCCGGTAACACTGAAATATATGTCCCATGAAGCATACTGGTACTTCTTCAAAACACTCATGTTTGGAAGCACGGATCCCATGATGCACCCGAAGATGGCATACATGGCCATGGAGATAGCCAGGAGCCCAGGATGATGAAAGGGTCTTTCTTTCATGCAATGTGCGCTATCTGTTTGCTGAGGGACAGCTTTGACATCCACTTTTGGTGCAAGGTTGTGACCTTTTTGAGAAGGCTCGATAAGTGGCACGTCTCCAAATTTGGTGAGC
This portion of the Setaria viridis chromosome 7, Setaria_viridis_v4.0, whole genome shotgun sequence genome encodes:
- the LOC117863019 gene encoding protein HOTHEAD, with protein sequence MQQLSSSTLSSAHLYKGTQRLTVGHTKLPDQKQIILGARSGGRSLHPTMAANQLFAPTLITLIAATFFALMCSSPQVRAMNYTFMKDASRAPNVSYYDYIIVGGGTAGCPLAATLSERSRVLLLERGGSPYDDERIEDMTRFADTLSDTSPGSPAQRFVSEDGVINSRPRVLGGGSCINAGFYTRAGDNYVRDVGWDLDAAKAAYRWVEDVVAFQPELGPWQAALQSGLLESGIAPDNGFTFDHIDGTKVGGSIFDADGRRHTAADLLRYARPDGIDVLLRARVAKILFNVRGRRPVARGVVFHDSAGRMHKAYLNAGRGNEIILSAGAMGSPQLLMLSGVGPAGHLRSFGITLVHDQPEVGQGMSDNPMNAIFVPSPSPVEISLIQVVGITQVGSYIEGASGSNWGVGLVSSGRHRHRHRHRHRHRHRNFGMFSPQTGQLATVPPKQRTPEAIAHAVEAMRQLDDSVLRGGFILEKVLGPLSTGHLELRNRNPDDNPAVTFNYFSHPEDLRRCVAGLSVIERVIQSKAFENFTYTSFSMETLLNISTGFPVNLLPRHDNDSTSLEQFCKDTVMTIWHYHGGCQVGRVVDAEYRVLGVDALRVIDGSTFNASPGTNPQATVMMLGRYMGVKIQSERLKAEGSEGTKL